Below is a genomic region from Telmatobacter sp. DSM 110680.
CGAGGTGTATTGCAGGACGATGGTGGGCACGGCGGGGTTTGACAGCGTCATCGAATGTCCAGCTTCGCCGTAGAGACGTCTCATGACCGCCGCTGCTGCATTGGCTGCGCTGCCGTGGTTTGAGGGATAACTCGGGAAACAGGGGGTGACGATAAAGGGCAGCCAGTCCGGATCGGGGTCGGTTTTCCGGTTGCTGTCCGTGTCACCCGCACGGATCGCGGTTTCGGGGCGCCAGAAGTTGTAGTTGTATTTATTGAAGAACGCTGCGACCAGGCTGTCGTTGATCGCCATGTTGATCACGGCCAGAGCTCGGGCATTCTCAGACAGCGTACGACGCTGTTCCTGCGCGATCTGCCTTGCGGCCTGGTTGAATGCCTGAGTTGGTGAGGTTGCCGCGTAGTAGGTCGCGACATCTGACCGATCTGGTGGCCTCTCGGTGCTGTCGAGGCTTCCCACTGTCATCACCTCGTTGTACGTCTTCGCGTATTTGTTACTCGCAAGCGCTGGCGGAGGACCGAGGAGAAACTCCTTCGCGCTCCGGATACCGAACGGGGTTACGTTCTGCCATTGAAATGCGATTCCGGAGGCGATTCCATTCACCTTTGGACAACTCGGCGTGGCCTGCCATTCGCCGGGAACAGGCGGACCGGGTGTCTTGAACTGCGCAGGCGACGACCCGTCGTTGGCGCGAAGAGCGATCAGTGCCATGGCTGCGGCATCGCCCGTTGCTATGCCGTCAATCTTGGCCTGGCCGTCCGGTATCAAAGCCAGCGAGTTCGCGAGGGCTGCGTCGAGATTCGAAGCGCTCGCCGGGAAGTAGGTTCTGAGCACCCGATAGCTGGCCTGGACAGCTGCTGCGTCGGCTGAGGCGCCGTGGGGCGCGACAATACTCCCAAGATACGGTCGATAGTCGCCGGTGATAGCGTTGACGGCTTCAAAGACAGCGACCTGCACAATCGCTGCAAACCGTGCCTGGGCGAACGGGTTCTGGCCGTTC
It encodes:
- a CDS encoding vanadium-dependent haloperoxidase, producing the protein MKRMYRGAGKRTFGLCMLMATLLFEPAVTKADSVLDWNVIAVDTAVANGQNPFAQARFAAIVQVAVFEAVNAITGDYRPYLGSIVAPHGASADAAAVQASYRVLRTYFPASASNLDAALANSLALIPDGQAKIDGIATGDAAAMALIALRANDGSSPAQFKTPGPPVPGEWQATPSCPKVNGIASGIAFQWQNVTPFGIRSAKEFLLGPPPALASNKYAKTYNEVMTVGSLDSTERPPDRSDVATYYAATSPTQAFNQAARQIAQEQRRTLSENARALAVINMAINDSLVAAFFNKYNYNFWRPETAIRAGDTDSNRKTDPDPDWLPFIVTPCFPSYPSNHGSAANAAAAVMRRLYGEAGHSMTLSNPAVPTIVLQYTSFRQITDDISDARVYGGIHFRTDQDAGALLGLIVGKAVYKHNLRPVQDDDRDDD